The Toxorhynchites rutilus septentrionalis strain SRP chromosome 3, ASM2978413v1, whole genome shotgun sequence genome includes a region encoding these proteins:
- the LOC129774950 gene encoding putative nuclease HARBI1, whose protein sequence is MDSVLLPNLAEQEEIGMPCYHRRNHRKSTDFMKLSDEAFIKSFRLSKEAFRYVLEEIENCLTTRKGGLSTEVKLAACLRFFAEGNYQHGAGQDCHIAIAQPTFSKVLTEMLNILERTLCKKWISLNMTEDEQRRAKLHFYQKTSIPGVIMCLDGTHVKIIPPKLNRNLFFNRKGFYSLNVLIVCDDQQRIRFVDPTFQGSNHDSHIWRVSPARTHFEQLHQNGEVNTKILGDAGYPSEPWLVTPFRAAEEGSLESDFNRRHALGRAIVERTIGLLKNRFRCILGARQLHYNPTKCAQIINVCCALHNICLEFGRSQ, encoded by the exons ATGGATTCCGTTTTGTTACCGAATTTGGCGGAGCAAGAAGAAATTGGAATGCCTTGCTACCATCGGCGAAACCACCGAAAATCAACCGACTTCATGAAACTTTCTGATGAAGC ATTCATCAAAAGTTTTCGTCTAAGTAAGGAAGCTTTTCGGTACGTTTTAGAGGAAATTGAGAACTGCCTTACCACAAGGAAAGGTGGTCTATCCACGGAGGTGAAACTCGCAGCATGTTTGCGATTCTTTGCTGAAGGAAATTATCAACATGGAGCAGGGCAAGATTGTCACATTGCCATAGCACAGCCCACATTTTCCAAGGTGCTGACTGAAATGCTTAACATTCTGGAGCGGACACTGTGTAAGAAATGGATTTCCCTAAATATGACGGAAGACGAACAGCGGCGTGCTAAACTACACTTCTatcagaaaacatcaattcCGGGTGTTATTATGTGTTTGGATGGAACCCACGTAAAAATTATTCCACCTAAGCtgaatcgaaatttgttttttaatcggAAGGGATTTTATAGTCTCAACGTTCTGATT GTTTGTGACGATCAGCAAAGGATTCGTTTCGTTGATCCTACCTTCCAGGGATCTAATCATGACTCTCATATATGGCGTGTAAGCCCTGCAAGAACTCACTTTGAGCAGCTTCACCAAAATGGTGAAGTTAATACTAAGATTCTAG gtgatgctGGTTATCCATCGGAACCTTGGTTAGTTACCCCATTCAGAGCAGCGGAGGAAGGGAGTTTGGAGAGCGATTTTAATCGCAGGCATGCCTTGGGTCGTGCTATCGTCGAGCGGACAATCGGTTTACTAAAAAATCGGTTTAGATGCATCCTTGGCGCGAGACAACTTCACTACAATCCTACTAAATGCGCTCAAATTATAAATGTATGCTGTGCACTTCACAATATATGCTTAGAATTTGGTCGTTCTCAGTAG
- the LOC129774951 gene encoding uncharacterized protein LOC129774951 encodes MEKNKNKTTTKNQFERIVLLLEQEPDIAKGFSRGNSGPFWDDLAAEVNSLGPPIRDGSGWKKVWADYKSGLKRKLAHNKREQRATGGGPNKIINLSELEEQAVLLTGLLATVEGIPGTSSHGTQLGSPSGEPQAADQENFIYYGTSDECDGINNTIHFQPSQPKKSRPSTTRLLELQVEQQNKFHTNVKSLLKNTNKNLSDLVHYQRQSARAILSVDATLKEHLSEQKRHNHEMEKIAPEKSIATNP; translated from the exons AT ggaaaaaaacaaaaacaaaacaaccactAAAAATCAGTTCGAGCGGATTGTGCTGCTTCTGGAGCAAGAGCCGGACATAGCAAAGGGTTTCTCCCGAGGAAATTCCGGACCCTTCTGGGATGATCTGGCGGCAGAAGTCAATAGTTTGGGACCGCCTATTCGCGATGGAAGTGGATGGAAAAAG GTTTGGGCGGACTATAAGTCCGGATTAAAGCGAAAACTCGCTCACAACAAACGGGAGCAGAGGGCGACAGGTGGAGGacccaataaaattatcaatttgtcCGAGCTGGAGGAGCAGGCAGTTCTACTAACTGGGTTACTTGCGACCGTGGAAGGAATCCCGGGTACCTCATCTCATGGAACACAGTTGGGTTCGCCTTCGGGTGAACCTCAAGCTGCAGACCaggaaaattttatatattatggTACTTCCGACGAGTGTGACGGTATCAATAATACCATTCACTTCCAGCCCTCTCAGCCGAAAAAATCCAGACCTTCTACCACGAGGCTATTAGAGCTGCAAGTCgagcaacaaaacaaatttcacaCCAATGTGAAATCCCtgttaaaaaacacaaacaagaaTTTGAGTGATCTGGTTCATTATCAGCGCCAATCAGCTCGAGCGATTCTTTCCGTGGATGCCACACTCAAAGAACATCTGAGTGAACAAAAACGACATAACCACGAGATGGAGAAGATCGCGCCGGAGAAATCAATAGCGACAAATCCTTGA